One genomic window of Methyloceanibacter sp. wino2 includes the following:
- the gltS gene encoding sodium/glutamate symporter, which translates to MTHSIEINSFIALTIGFVVFFAGQYLTKKIRFLSDYNIPEPVSGGIAVALATWVLYAFFDREISFDLTARDALLVYFFTTVGLNARFSDLVRGGLPLALMLAATVVFMLLQNLVGVGVALLWGLPSQVGVLLGTASLIGGHGTAIAWGPRIAEAHNVTGAAELGVAMATMGLIVASLLGGPIAKYLIEKNDLKSDPEQEAAFVIVEDDERTDHFDYVDVIRSLLVANIAIIAGYLAHVALQDAGIMLPLFVPCLLAGIILTNTVPTLLPKVKWPSRTPALALVSDFSLSVFLAMSLMSMQMWTLSGSTGLLITTTVLQATMTALFILFVFYRLMGSNYFAAVLSAGFAGFTLGATPTAIANMSAVTKHFGPSPLAFIVLPLVSAFFVDLANAAVIQLFLGS; encoded by the coding sequence ATGACACATTCGATTGAAATCAACTCCTTCATTGCCCTCACGATCGGCTTTGTCGTCTTCTTTGCCGGGCAATACCTGACCAAGAAGATCCGCTTCTTGTCCGACTACAACATCCCCGAGCCCGTCAGCGGCGGGATCGCCGTCGCGTTGGCGACCTGGGTGCTCTACGCATTCTTCGACCGCGAAATCTCATTCGATCTCACCGCACGCGATGCTCTGCTCGTCTACTTCTTCACCACGGTCGGACTGAATGCACGCTTCTCCGATTTGGTGCGCGGCGGTCTGCCGCTCGCACTGATGCTCGCCGCCACCGTCGTCTTCATGTTGCTGCAAAACCTTGTGGGCGTCGGCGTGGCTCTTCTATGGGGATTGCCCAGTCAGGTGGGCGTGCTCCTCGGAACCGCCTCGCTCATCGGCGGACACGGTACGGCCATCGCATGGGGCCCGAGGATCGCGGAAGCTCACAACGTGACGGGAGCGGCGGAACTCGGAGTGGCCATGGCGACGATGGGCTTGATCGTTGCGAGCCTGCTCGGCGGTCCGATCGCCAAGTATCTCATCGAGAAGAACGACCTCAAATCTGATCCGGAGCAGGAAGCGGCCTTCGTCATTGTGGAGGACGACGAGCGCACCGATCACTTCGACTATGTAGACGTCATACGATCCTTGCTCGTGGCGAATATCGCCATCATCGCCGGCTATTTGGCACACGTCGCGTTGCAGGATGCAGGCATCATGCTGCCGCTCTTCGTCCCGTGTCTTCTGGCCGGGATCATTCTCACCAATACCGTCCCGACCCTGTTGCCAAAGGTGAAATGGCCCTCCAGAACCCCCGCGCTGGCGCTCGTGTCCGACTTCAGCCTGTCTGTCTTTCTGGCGATGTCGCTGATGAGCATGCAAATGTGGACGCTGAGCGGCTCGACCGGCTTGCTGATTACGACGACCGTCCTTCAAGCGACGATGACGGCGCTGTTCATCCTTTTCGTCTTCTACCGCCTCATGGGCAGCAATTACTTTGCCGCGGTCCTGTCGGCCGGATTCGCGGGTTTCACGCTGGGCGCGACCCCGACGGCAATCGCCAATATGAGTGCGGTGACGAAGCATTTCGGCCCGAGCCCACTAGCATTCATCGTGCTGCCGCTGGTGTCGGCATTCTTCGTCGACTTGGCGAATGCGGCTGTCATTCAGCTATTCCTCGGGTCGTAG
- a CDS encoding GntP family permease, producing the protein MGLLGILIALGLLMWLSFRGWSILLLAPAAALLAAFAAGEPLLAHLTQVFMTGAAQFLAQFFPLFLLGALFGKLMEDSGSVEVIARFMTEKLGTARTILAVVLGGAVVTYGGVSLFVAIFVLVPMAQGLFKTAAIPRRLMPGAIALGTMTFTMSALPGTPALQNAIPMPFFGTTPFAAPGLGIIAAAIMLGFGLWWLSRSEAAARRAGEGFEAATCAELSADDPSLRERATIASEFDPAELPHGRHTRSDPSFIVALLPLVVVILVNLLMSVFVLPLMDTSFLAEEKWGATSLAGVGGVWAVVVALFVAILTLIALNFRRLPSLRETMDAGATASVLPAFSVASLVGFGAVIAALPAFDLVRDWVLSIGGGPLVSLAVATNVLAALTGSASGGMTIALDALGPTYMRLAGEYGIDPALLHRVAVMSAGTLDSLPHNGAVVTLLAVCGVTHKQSYLDIFMVAIVGAVLALVAVILLGSAVGSF; encoded by the coding sequence TTGGGGCTACTCGGCATCCTGATCGCGCTCGGCCTGCTGATGTGGCTGTCGTTCCGCGGCTGGAGCATCCTCCTGCTTGCGCCCGCCGCCGCGCTCCTAGCCGCATTCGCAGCCGGCGAGCCGCTGCTCGCGCATCTCACGCAAGTTTTCATGACCGGTGCGGCGCAGTTCCTCGCTCAGTTCTTTCCGCTGTTCCTGCTCGGCGCGCTGTTCGGCAAGCTCATGGAGGATAGCGGCTCTGTCGAGGTGATAGCCCGGTTCATGACCGAGAAGCTGGGGACGGCACGGACCATCCTGGCTGTGGTGCTCGGCGGCGCCGTCGTCACCTATGGCGGTGTCAGCCTGTTTGTCGCGATCTTCGTTCTCGTGCCGATGGCGCAAGGGCTCTTCAAGACGGCCGCCATTCCGCGACGGCTCATGCCCGGCGCCATCGCGCTCGGGACTATGACGTTCACGATGTCGGCGCTCCCCGGCACGCCGGCGCTGCAGAACGCCATCCCTATGCCCTTCTTCGGCACGACGCCGTTCGCTGCCCCCGGTCTCGGCATCATCGCCGCGGCCATCATGCTCGGCTTCGGCCTGTGGTGGCTGTCGCGGTCGGAGGCCGCGGCACGGCGTGCGGGCGAGGGGTTCGAGGCGGCCACATGCGCCGAGCTTTCGGCCGACGATCCGAGTCTCCGCGAGCGGGCGACCATTGCCAGCGAGTTCGATCCGGCCGAACTCCCGCATGGTCGCCATACACGGTCCGATCCGAGTTTCATCGTCGCCTTGCTGCCGCTTGTCGTCGTCATCTTGGTCAACCTCCTGATGAGCGTGTTCGTGCTTCCCCTTATGGACACGAGTTTCCTCGCCGAAGAGAAATGGGGTGCGACGTCTCTCGCGGGCGTGGGCGGCGTGTGGGCCGTGGTGGTCGCCCTGTTCGTGGCGATCCTCACGCTGATCGCCCTCAACTTCAGGCGGCTGCCATCGTTGCGGGAGACGATGGATGCAGGCGCCACGGCCTCGGTTCTGCCTGCCTTCAGCGTCGCCAGTCTCGTTGGCTTCGGCGCGGTGATCGCCGCTCTGCCGGCCTTCGACCTCGTCCGCGATTGGGTTCTGTCGATCGGCGGCGGACCGCTCGTGTCGCTCGCCGTCGCGACCAACGTCCTCGCCGCGCTGACCGGTTCGGCCTCCGGCGGCATGACCATCGCGCTCGACGCGCTGGGGCCGACCTATATGCGGCTTGCCGGCGAGTACGGCATCGATCCCGCGCTGCTCCACCGCGTCGCCGTGATGAGCGCGGGCACGCTGGACAGCCTGCCGCATAACGGCGCCGTGGTAACGCTTCTTGCCGTTTGCGGTGTCACGCACAAGCAGAGTTATCTGGATATCTTCATGGTGGCGATCGTCGGCGCCGTGCTCGCCCTGGTCGCGGTCATCCTGCTCGGTTCGGCGGTGGGCTCGTTCTGA
- the rplU gene encoding 50S ribosomal protein L21: MFAVIRTGGKQYRVSPNDIIEIEKIAGNPGDVIELSEVLLLGGEGAATTGSPTVSGAMVAAEVVEQKRGDKIIVFKKKRRQGYRRTQGHRQELTALRITEILTDGKKPSKAAAKKAPAKTESAEKPEAKAEAAPAKKAAEDKAPAKKAAPKKAPAKKAPAKKTAAKKAPAKKAPAKKS; encoded by the coding sequence ATGTTCGCGGTCATTCGCACGGGTGGCAAGCAGTATCGCGTGTCGCCGAACGACATTATCGAGATCGAGAAGATCGCCGGAAACCCGGGCGACGTCATCGAACTCTCCGAAGTTTTGCTGCTGGGCGGCGAGGGTGCCGCAACCACGGGCAGCCCCACGGTCTCCGGCGCCATGGTTGCGGCCGAGGTCGTCGAGCAGAAGCGCGGTGACAAGATCATCGTCTTCAAGAAGAAGCGCCGCCAGGGCTACCGCCGCACGCAAGGCCATCGGCAGGAGCTGACGGCCCTGCGCATCACCGAGATTCTGACGGACGGCAAGAAGCCTTCCAAGGCGGCCGCCAAGAAGGCGCCGGCCAAGACGGAGAGCGCGGAGAAGCCGGAAGCCAAGGCTGAGGCGGCTCCCGCCAAGAAGGCGGCCGAGGACAAAGCGCCCGCCAAGAAGGCCGCGCCGAAGAAGGCTCCGGCCAAGAAGGCGCCTGCGAAGAAGACCGCAGCCAAGAAGGCCCCGGCCAAAAAGGCCCCGGCGAAGAAGAGCTAA
- a CDS encoding patatin-like phospholipase family protein, producing MERSPVLVDLALQGGGAHGAFTWGVLDRLLEEDWLKIEGISGTSAGAMNAAVLVSGHAQGGATGAKSSLEAFWRAVSEAARFSPFRRSPFDILTGQWTIDNSPMFLAFDLMARIVSPYDLNPSGLNPLSDVLAECIDFDLIDRAPIKLFVTATNVRTGRGRVFHNAELTPDVLLASACLPAMFQAVEIDGDAYWDGGFAGNPTITPLIQECDSTDTILVQVNPVERPGTPRSAREIVNRVNEVSFNATLLKELRMIAVLRKVTDPGNAEGARWADMRIHRISSDLMKKLGYSSKLNAEWEFLTMLRDEGRRSAEAFLDAHANDLGSRSTLDLATFVGPV from the coding sequence ATGGAGCGTAGTCCGGTCCTTGTCGATCTTGCGCTTCAAGGCGGCGGCGCGCATGGCGCCTTCACCTGGGGCGTGCTCGACCGGCTTCTCGAAGAAGACTGGTTGAAGATCGAAGGCATCTCCGGCACGTCCGCCGGTGCCATGAATGCCGCCGTGCTCGTCTCGGGGCATGCGCAGGGAGGCGCCACGGGCGCCAAATCCAGCCTCGAGGCGTTCTGGCGCGCCGTTTCCGAGGCTGCCCGGTTCAGCCCGTTCCGGCGCAGCCCGTTCGACATTCTCACCGGACAATGGACGATCGACAATTCGCCGATGTTCCTAGCCTTCGACCTCATGGCCCGGATCGTTTCACCCTACGATCTCAATCCGAGCGGTCTCAATCCCCTGTCAGACGTGTTGGCCGAGTGCATCGATTTCGACCTCATCGATCGTGCCCCGATCAAGCTGTTCGTGACGGCCACCAATGTGCGCACCGGGCGCGGGCGCGTGTTTCACAATGCGGAACTCACCCCCGACGTGCTCCTGGCGTCGGCCTGCCTGCCGGCCATGTTCCAGGCGGTCGAGATCGATGGAGACGCCTATTGGGATGGCGGCTTTGCCGGTAACCCGACCATCACGCCGCTCATCCAGGAGTGCGATTCCACGGACACGATCCTGGTGCAAGTGAACCCCGTCGAGCGGCCTGGCACGCCCCGGTCTGCCCGCGAGATCGTCAATCGCGTCAACGAGGTTTCCTTCAACGCGACGCTTCTGAAAGAGCTGCGGATGATCGCGGTCCTCCGCAAAGTGACCGATCCGGGCAATGCCGAGGGTGCACGTTGGGCGGACATGCGCATTCACCGCATCTCCAGCGACCTCATGAAGAAGCTCGGCTACTCGTCCAAGCTCAACGCGGAGTGGGAGTTTCTGACCATGCTTCGCGACGAGGGCCGGCGCTCGGCAGAGGCCTTCCTCGACGCCCATGCGAATGATCTCGGGTCGCGTTCGACCCTCGACCTCGCGACCTTCGTCGGACCTGTCTGA
- a CDS encoding efflux RND transporter periplasmic adaptor subunit → MTKITTLARASACIAFGAMGLAASSVWAEADGPSTTNVAEPQDDHAGHDHGDHGHGDHDHGAKDEHDHDDGHDHKNHDHGHDSKEGHDAKDGHDDEVGHDAKKGHRHDDGHDHDDEEGDNGHEGHDHGSDDSHGHGSDDHSSHEGHDDHGGVGLTQEQMDRFDVRMVAVAAGPIPVTIERPAEVIYNENALAHVVPRVPGIARTVEANEGDQVAEGDVLAVLDSRELADAKAAYLASLERLALAKENFDRAEALVGKRIVSERTHLTAKTDFAEARINLRSARQKLLALGIGESRLKEIAEQDEADLTAYVMHAPLGGTIVTRHLTQGESVSIDREAFIIADVSTVWVDISIYSHDQERVEQGQPVTITTDGGLQVDGKVAFVTPNVSEETRTANARVELENAPKHLRPGMFVTARIALTADSVDVRIPASALQTHEGQRVVFVREGEDGPLKPRPVTLGRSNGEHIEVLTGLKPGEAVVAEGAFLVKSQLAKSDFDDGHNH, encoded by the coding sequence ATGACGAAGATCACAACTCTCGCCCGCGCGTCGGCTTGCATCGCATTCGGCGCCATGGGCCTGGCCGCGAGCTCCGTCTGGGCTGAGGCGGACGGTCCCTCGACGACCAACGTTGCCGAGCCACAAGACGATCACGCGGGCCACGACCATGGAGATCACGGCCACGGAGATCACGACCATGGCGCCAAGGACGAACACGACCACGACGACGGGCATGACCATAAGAACCATGACCATGGTCATGACTCCAAGGAGGGACACGACGCGAAGGACGGACACGACGACGAGGTGGGACATGATGCCAAGAAAGGACATCGTCACGACGACGGCCATGACCACGACGACGAGGAAGGCGACAACGGACACGAAGGTCACGACCACGGTTCGGACGATTCGCATGGCCACGGGTCTGACGACCATTCGAGCCACGAGGGTCATGACGATCACGGCGGCGTCGGCCTGACCCAAGAGCAGATGGACCGGTTCGACGTCCGTATGGTGGCTGTCGCGGCTGGTCCGATCCCCGTTACCATCGAGCGGCCCGCCGAAGTCATCTACAACGAGAATGCTTTGGCGCACGTTGTGCCACGCGTTCCCGGCATCGCCCGCACCGTTGAAGCAAACGAAGGTGATCAGGTCGCGGAAGGCGACGTGCTCGCCGTTCTGGACAGCCGCGAACTCGCCGATGCAAAGGCGGCCTATCTGGCGAGCCTCGAACGCCTGGCGCTGGCGAAGGAGAACTTCGATCGGGCAGAGGCGCTCGTTGGAAAGCGGATCGTTTCCGAGAGGACGCATCTTACGGCCAAGACGGACTTTGCCGAGGCTCGAATCAATTTACGCAGTGCTCGGCAGAAATTGCTGGCACTCGGTATTGGCGAGTCACGCCTCAAAGAGATTGCCGAGCAGGACGAAGCCGATCTGACGGCCTATGTCATGCACGCTCCCCTCGGCGGGACGATTGTCACTCGTCACCTGACACAAGGCGAATCGGTATCGATTGACCGCGAGGCTTTCATCATCGCGGATGTGTCGACCGTGTGGGTCGACATCAGCATCTATTCCCATGATCAGGAGCGGGTCGAGCAGGGACAGCCCGTGACCATCACCACCGACGGCGGGCTCCAGGTCGACGGCAAGGTTGCGTTCGTGACGCCGAATGTCTCGGAAGAGACACGGACGGCAAACGCGCGCGTGGAACTGGAGAATGCTCCAAAGCACCTGCGGCCCGGCATGTTCGTGACGGCACGGATCGCTTTGACCGCGGACTCCGTCGACGTGCGTATTCCGGCCTCCGCCCTGCAAACCCACGAAGGGCAAAGGGTTGTCTTCGTTCGGGAAGGCGAGGATGGGCCACTGAAGCCACGGCCTGTCACGCTCGGCCGCAGCAATGGCGAGCACATCGAAGTTCTCACCGGGCTAAAGCCCGGCGAAGCGGTCGTGGCCGAGGGTGCGTTTCTCGTGAAGTCTCAGCTTGCCAAGTCGGATTTCGACGACGGCCACAACCACTAG
- a CDS encoding efflux RND transporter periplasmic adaptor subunit, translated as MAAGCDSQQEDAEAPARPVRTITLEKTGKGVPVTLSGRVEALDEVSLGFRLSGQLLARPVSVGDTVKPGQLLAELNSDNENNALRSAKASLNAALAEQTQVENHFERQETLLGQGWTTRANFDQAERELRTAKARVKSAEAQLAKAHDQVGFTRLTADAGGVVTAVGADAGEVVQAGQMIVTLAREGGRDAVFDVPAQVLRTPSADPEITVHLADAPSVTATGRVREVSPQADPVTRTFRVRVGLSDVPEAMRLGATVTGTMATDADPMIEIPSSALTESEGKPAVWVVDPDTSVVNLRNISVLRFNPTTVTVEQGLNVGDVLVTAGVQALRPDQKVRILGSGS; from the coding sequence ATGGCCGCCGGTTGTGATTCGCAGCAGGAAGACGCCGAAGCGCCGGCGCGCCCCGTGCGCACGATCACGCTGGAGAAGACCGGCAAGGGCGTTCCGGTCACCCTGAGCGGCCGGGTGGAAGCCCTCGACGAGGTTTCGCTCGGGTTCCGGCTGTCGGGCCAGTTGCTCGCGCGGCCGGTGTCAGTCGGGGACACCGTCAAGCCCGGACAGCTCCTGGCCGAACTGAATTCCGACAACGAAAACAACGCCCTGCGGTCCGCGAAGGCAAGCCTCAACGCGGCGCTCGCCGAGCAGACCCAGGTCGAGAACCATTTCGAGCGCCAGGAGACCCTGCTGGGGCAAGGATGGACCACGCGCGCGAATTTCGACCAGGCCGAACGCGAACTCAGAACGGCCAAGGCCCGGGTCAAATCCGCCGAGGCCCAGCTTGCCAAGGCTCACGATCAGGTCGGGTTCACCCGGCTCACGGCCGACGCCGGTGGCGTCGTGACCGCGGTTGGCGCCGATGCGGGCGAAGTCGTCCAGGCAGGGCAGATGATCGTCACGCTCGCCCGGGAGGGAGGCCGCGACGCGGTCTTCGACGTGCCCGCACAAGTCCTGCGGACGCCATCCGCCGATCCCGAGATCACGGTGCATCTTGCGGATGCGCCGTCCGTCACGGCCACGGGCCGGGTCAGGGAAGTGTCGCCCCAGGCCGATCCTGTTACGCGCACGTTCCGGGTCAGGGTCGGCCTGAGCGACGTGCCTGAGGCCATGCGGCTCGGCGCCACCGTGACCGGCACGATGGCCACCGATGCCGACCCAATGATCGAGATCCCGTCCAGCGCCCTCACGGAGTCGGAGGGCAAGCCCGCTGTCTGGGTCGTCGATCCCGACACGTCGGTCGTCAATCTCCGTAACATCTCGGTGCTGCGGTTCAACCCGACCACCGTCACCGTCGAGCAAGGGCTGAATGTCGGAGATGTGCTGGTGACGGCCGGTGTCCAGGCCCTTCGCCCAGACCAAAAGGTCCGAATTCTCGGATCCGGTTCATGA
- a CDS encoding tetratricopeptide repeat protein, translating into MSEIIGVDPNRAQAYLNRGNTFARLGDFEAGLGDYGRVIALEPKQFEGWYNRGSARVAVGQYDEAIADLTEAIRLKPNVGYAYCSRGLSYLRKAERAKALADFEKGLSLWVDMPLCYYGRGEIHLADGKHQDAIDDFSRGIKSKPTAESLTQRAAAYETIGEIQKALKDYRSALSLQPRLKTAEAGIARLTQSRQN; encoded by the coding sequence TTGAGCGAGATCATCGGCGTCGATCCCAACCGTGCCCAAGCCTATCTCAATCGCGGGAACACTTTTGCGCGGTTGGGCGACTTCGAAGCGGGTCTCGGCGACTACGGCCGCGTCATCGCGTTGGAACCAAAACAGTTCGAGGGTTGGTACAACCGGGGCTCGGCCCGCGTTGCTGTGGGCCAATATGACGAGGCGATCGCCGACCTTACCGAGGCAATTCGGCTGAAGCCCAATGTCGGCTATGCCTACTGCAGCCGCGGTCTGAGCTATCTCCGGAAGGCCGAACGCGCGAAGGCGCTGGCCGATTTCGAGAAGGGGCTCTCGCTCTGGGTCGACATGCCTCTTTGCTACTACGGCCGAGGCGAGATTCATCTGGCGGACGGCAAGCATCAAGACGCAATCGATGATTTCAGCCGAGGCATCAAGTCCAAGCCGACGGCCGAGTCGCTCACGCAACGCGCGGCGGCCTACGAAACCATCGGCGAGATCCAGAAAGCCCTGAAGGACTATCGCAGCGCGCTGTCCCTACAGCCTCGTCTGAAAACGGCGGAGGCCGGAATCGCGCGGCTCACACAGAGCCGCCAAAACTGA
- a CDS encoding efflux RND transporter permease subunit codes for MKRLNLSEWALNHRSVVIYLMIIAVVAGVLSYNRLGRAEDPTFIIKTMVVNAVWPGATIDDTLNQVTERLERTLEETPHLDFLRSMTTPGVTTIFVNLEGSATAAEVADTWYHVRKSVGDMRHTLPAGTLGPFFNDEFGDTFGIIYGFTADGFTRRELRDYVEDVRAKLLSLPDVSQIEILGAQDEQIFVEFSMKELASLGIDRSALLAALRAQNTVRPAGVIQTGTETVSVRVSGDFRSEADIADVNFAIDGRMLRLSDIAHIRRGYVDPPQPQFRVNGEPAIGLAIAMQDGGDILTLGDNIKEAMKIITSDLPVGIEPILVADQAVTVDDAISEFTASLWQAVAIILAVSFVSLGIRPGLVVALAIPLTLVIVFLVMDVVGIDMQRISLGALIIALGLLVDDAMTTTDAILGRLAKGDGIFAASTFAFQTYAVAMLAGTLVTIAGFVPVGFAASSAGEYTFSLFAVVAIALLVSWFVAVVFAPLLGAMILKPPKQQDEAPKDGGILGWYRRMVTKAIQAGWVTLAIIVGVFGLSVLAIPLIPNQFFPSSDRPELLVDLTLPQNASVQASKATAERFDALLKDDPDVDRWSTYVGRGAIRFYLPLDVQLPSDFFSQAVVVAKDVPARDRLKKKLEDALASEFPAVVARISPLELGPPVGWPVQYRVSGPNLSQVREIARKLADVVASDPSAENVNFDWIEPAREVRIQIDQNEARLLGLSSDAVSGILNTVVTGIPISQVRDDIYLVDVVVRSTDEERASLATLRQLPVPLPNGRTVPLSQFATFDYTQAAPVVWRRDRIPTLTVQADVAPGVLPESIVTAIAPKVDELAKTLPPAYHIAVGGTVEESQKSQASVIAVVPVMLLIMITILMFQLQSFQRLLVALSVAPLGLIGVVGALLISGRPLGFVAILGILALIGMITKNAVILIGQIESEREAGKPVREAAIDASSARFRPIVLTAISTILGMIPIAPTVFWGPMAFAIMGGLLVATVLTLIFLPTLYVAWFERGERTPEKHVGSAA; via the coding sequence ATGAAGCGATTGAACCTCTCGGAGTGGGCCCTCAACCACCGCTCGGTGGTTATCTATTTGATGATCATCGCCGTTGTCGCGGGCGTGCTCTCGTACAACCGGCTAGGCCGGGCCGAGGACCCGACCTTCATCATCAAGACGATGGTGGTCAACGCGGTCTGGCCGGGCGCAACGATCGACGACACGCTCAATCAGGTCACCGAACGGCTCGAGCGCACGCTGGAGGAGACGCCGCATCTCGACTTCCTCCGCAGCATGACGACGCCGGGCGTGACCACAATCTTCGTCAATCTCGAAGGCAGCGCCACCGCGGCGGAAGTCGCCGACACTTGGTACCACGTTCGCAAGAGCGTCGGCGACATGCGGCACACGCTGCCCGCCGGCACGCTCGGGCCCTTCTTCAACGACGAGTTCGGCGACACGTTCGGTATCATCTACGGCTTCACGGCCGATGGCTTCACCCGGCGCGAACTCAGGGACTATGTCGAGGACGTCCGCGCAAAGCTCCTGAGCCTGCCCGACGTCTCGCAGATCGAAATCCTCGGTGCGCAGGACGAGCAGATCTTCGTCGAGTTCTCGATGAAGGAACTGGCCAGTCTCGGCATCGATCGGTCGGCCCTGCTTGCGGCCCTTCGGGCACAGAACACCGTGCGGCCGGCGGGCGTGATTCAGACGGGCACAGAGACCGTGTCCGTCCGCGTGTCGGGAGACTTCCGCTCCGAAGCCGACATTGCCGATGTGAACTTCGCAATCGATGGACGCATGCTGCGCCTCAGCGACATTGCACACATCAGGCGCGGCTACGTCGATCCGCCCCAACCGCAGTTCCGCGTCAATGGAGAGCCGGCGATCGGATTGGCGATCGCCATGCAGGACGGCGGCGACATCCTCACGCTCGGCGACAACATCAAGGAGGCGATGAAGATCATTACCTCCGACCTTCCGGTGGGAATCGAGCCCATATTGGTGGCAGACCAGGCGGTCACCGTCGACGATGCGATATCCGAGTTCACGGCCTCGCTCTGGCAAGCGGTCGCGATCATCCTGGCCGTGAGCTTCGTCAGCCTCGGCATTCGGCCTGGCCTTGTCGTCGCGCTCGCCATCCCGCTTACGCTCGTCATCGTGTTCCTCGTCATGGATGTCGTCGGGATCGACATGCAACGCATCTCGCTGGGTGCCCTCATCATCGCGCTGGGGCTCCTCGTGGATGATGCGATGACGACCACCGACGCCATCCTTGGCAGGCTGGCGAAGGGCGACGGCATCTTCGCGGCCTCGACCTTCGCGTTCCAGACATATGCCGTGGCGATGCTGGCCGGCACGCTCGTCACCATTGCCGGTTTCGTTCCGGTCGGCTTCGCCGCGAGTTCGGCGGGCGAATACACCTTCTCGCTCTTCGCTGTCGTCGCCATCGCCCTGCTCGTTTCCTGGTTCGTGGCCGTCGTCTTCGCCCCGCTCTTGGGCGCGATGATCTTGAAGCCGCCGAAACAACAGGACGAAGCCCCGAAGGACGGCGGCATCCTCGGCTGGTACCGGCGCATGGTGACCAAGGCCATTCAAGCCGGCTGGGTCACCCTCGCCATTATTGTCGGCGTCTTTGGATTGTCGGTTCTCGCGATACCGCTGATCCCCAACCAGTTCTTTCCGTCCTCCGACCGGCCGGAACTGCTCGTCGACCTCACGCTGCCCCAGAACGCGTCCGTTCAGGCCAGCAAGGCGACTGCGGAGCGTTTCGATGCGCTACTGAAAGACGATCCGGACGTCGATCGCTGGAGCACCTATGTCGGCCGGGGCGCGATCCGCTTCTACCTGCCGCTCGATGTGCAGCTGCCGAGCGACTTCTTCTCCCAGGCCGTTGTCGTGGCGAAGGATGTCCCCGCTCGCGACCGGTTGAAAAAGAAGCTGGAAGACGCGCTCGCAAGTGAGTTTCCGGCCGTCGTTGCGCGGATATCCCCGCTCGAACTCGGACCGCCGGTCGGCTGGCCGGTTCAATACCGGGTCAGCGGTCCCAATCTCAGCCAGGTGCGTGAGATCGCGCGGAAGCTGGCCGACGTCGTCGCCTCCGACCCCTCGGCGGAGAACGTCAATTTCGATTGGATCGAGCCGGCGCGCGAAGTGCGCATTCAGATCGACCAGAACGAGGCCCGGCTGCTTGGGCTGAGCTCCGATGCGGTCTCAGGCATATTGAACACGGTCGTCACCGGCATCCCGATCTCGCAGGTTCGCGACGACATCTATCTCGTGGACGTCGTCGTGCGCTCCACGGACGAGGAACGCGCATCGCTCGCGACGCTCCGGCAATTGCCGGTTCCGCTGCCGAACGGGCGCACGGTACCGCTCAGCCAATTCGCGACGTTCGACTATACGCAGGCCGCGCCCGTCGTTTGGCGCCGCGACCGCATACCGACATTGACGGTGCAGGCGGACGTGGCACCCGGCGTGCTGCCTGAGTCCATCGTCACGGCGATCGCGCCGAAGGTCGACGAATTGGCCAAGACCCTGCCGCCGGCCTATCACATCGCCGTCGGGGGTACCGTCGAAGAGAGTCAGAAGTCGCAAGCCTCGGTGATTGCGGTAGTGCCCGTGATGCTACTCATCATGATCACGATCCTGATGTTCCAGCTGCAAAGCTTCCAGCGCCTGCTCGTTGCCCTGAGCGTGGCGCCACTCGGCCTGATCGGCGTGGTGGGCGCACTCCTAATTTCGGGGCGTCCGCTCGGCTTCGTCGCCATTCTCGGCATTCTCGCCCTGATCGGCATGATCACGAAGAACGCGGTGATCCTGATCGGCCAGATCGAGTCGGAAAGGGAGGCGGGCAAGCCTGTCCGCGAGGCCGCCATCGATGCCAGCAGCGCGCGGTTTCGGCCTATCGTTCTGACCGCCATCTCGACGATCCTCGGCATGATCCCGATTGCGCCAACCGTGTTCTGGGGCCCCATGGCGTTCGCGATCATGGGCGGCCTGCTGGTCGCGACCGTGCTGACGCTGATCTTCCTGCCGACCTTGTACGTCGCCTGGTTCGAGCGGGGCGAACGCACGCCGGAGAAACATGTGGGATCGGCTGCCTAG
- the rpmA gene encoding 50S ribosomal protein L27, which translates to MAHKKAGGSSRNGRDSAGRRLGVKKSGGQKVIAGNIIIRQRGTKWHKGEGVGIGKDHTLFALVDGEVEFATKAKGRTYVSVKPDAS; encoded by the coding sequence ATGGCACATAAGAAGGCAGGCGGCTCCTCACGCAACGGCCGCGATTCAGCGGGACGTCGCCTCGGCGTCAAGAAGTCGGGCGGTCAGAAGGTTATCGCCGGTAACATCATCATTCGCCAGCGTGGCACCAAGTGGCACAAAGGCGAGGGTGTCGGCATCGGCAAGGACCACACGTTGTTTGCGCTCGTCGACGGCGAGGTCGAGTTCGCGACCAAGGCCAAGGGCCGCACCTACGTATCGGTGAAGCCGGACGCCTCGTAA